A stretch of Aerococcus christensenii DNA encodes these proteins:
- a CDS encoding septation ring formation regulator EzrA, with protein MGFIIALIIIIVIILISYGLLYYLGRKQTKINSELDEKKQDIMAIPVADKLYTIRNKNVSGNTQRVFEAEQAKWQTIKQYKLPEIEAALVQAQADTDKFSLIKARQTAEKTETLIEETFKEVTAINQVLQEILDSEHENEEYYQKTYQAYAEIRKQLLAHGYAYEDSQEVLKKNLSYIELDFTKYNAMMNDGDFMGAHEILDQTNEDIMTLQAMMKEIPNLYEKIENVYMEQLEDIRSGYAQLEEMAFQFPVDVHIPDEIKQVEKNIDRAREAVREADLTEAKQLLTATEVQIDRTYEFMQVELDAKDYIEKNQGSLQQRLSQIKQSNRYGSLEIDRVSQSYMLHENELGRMQDFADRLDRLSDKLESVNQRLGAHAIAYSDMEKVYKTTYEDLASIEKAQSHIVSTLVELKQKEKEARSTLYAFHLDIRNMKRRVGHYHLPGLSDEYLDKFFATEDLVDDFERKMNRVKLDMVEIDKMIQQLSDQMEDLDQETETLIDHALLTEQSIQYANRFRADYPEINQAIKWADHLFYDSYDYTGAYQVMSQAIDKIDPMASKNVVNQYQKDKQNRLI; from the coding sequence GTGGGATTTATAATTGCTCTCATCATTATTATTGTTATTATTTTGATTTCTTACGGTTTGTTGTACTATCTAGGGCGTAAGCAAACGAAAATCAATAGCGAACTGGATGAGAAGAAGCAAGACATAATGGCCATTCCTGTTGCGGATAAGTTATATACGATTCGTAATAAAAATGTAAGTGGGAATACACAGCGGGTGTTTGAAGCTGAACAAGCCAAATGGCAGACAATAAAACAGTACAAATTACCAGAAATCGAGGCTGCCTTAGTTCAAGCGCAAGCAGACACGGATAAATTTTCACTTATAAAGGCAAGACAGACTGCAGAGAAGACAGAAACGCTGATTGAGGAGACTTTCAAAGAAGTTACTGCGATCAATCAAGTCTTACAAGAAATCTTGGATAGTGAACATGAGAATGAAGAATACTATCAAAAGACTTATCAAGCTTATGCGGAGATCCGTAAGCAGTTATTAGCTCATGGTTACGCTTATGAAGATTCTCAGGAAGTCTTGAAAAAGAATCTTTCTTATATTGAATTGGATTTTACTAAGTATAATGCCATGATGAATGATGGGGATTTCATGGGCGCTCATGAGATTTTGGATCAAACCAATGAAGACATTATGACTTTACAAGCTATGATGAAGGAAATCCCCAATCTATATGAAAAGATAGAGAATGTCTACATGGAGCAGCTTGAAGATATTCGTTCGGGTTATGCTCAGTTGGAAGAAATGGCCTTTCAATTTCCAGTAGACGTCCATATTCCAGATGAGATTAAACAAGTCGAAAAAAATATTGATCGGGCAAGGGAAGCTGTTCGTGAAGCGGATTTAACGGAAGCTAAGCAGTTGTTAACGGCAACAGAAGTGCAGATTGACCGCACCTATGAATTTATGCAAGTGGAATTAGACGCGAAGGACTACATTGAAAAGAATCAAGGGAGTCTTCAACAACGCTTGAGTCAGATTAAACAAAGCAATCGCTATGGGTCATTAGAAATTGACCGTGTCTCTCAAAGTTACATGTTACATGAGAATGAATTAGGCAGAATGCAAGATTTTGCGGATCGCCTCGATCGCCTGTCTGATAAGTTAGAGAGTGTTAATCAACGTTTAGGTGCGCATGCTATTGCTTATTCGGATATGGAAAAGGTCTACAAGACCACTTATGAGGACCTCGCTTCTATTGAAAAGGCTCAGTCCCATATTGTTTCGACTTTAGTAGAATTAAAACAAAAGGAAAAAGAAGCTCGTTCGACGCTTTACGCTTTCCATTTGGATATTCGCAACATGAAACGTCGGGTAGGTCACTATCATTTGCCTGGCTTAAGTGATGAATATCTGGATAAGTTCTTCGCCACGGAAGATCTTGTGGATGATTTTGAACGTAAGATGAATCGGGTCAAGTTAGATATGGTAGAGATTGATAAGATGATTCAGCAACTTTCAGATCAAATGGAAGACCTTGATCAAGAAACTGAAACGCTCATTGATCATGCCCTCTTGACGGAACAAAGTATCCAATATGCCAATCGTTTTAGAGCAGACTATCCGGAGATTAATCAAGCCATCAAATGGGCAGATCATTTGTTCTACGATTCTTATGATTACACAGGGGCTTATCAAGTGATGAGTCAAGCTATTGATAAAATTGATCCAATGGCTTCTAAAAATGTAGTTAATCAGTATCAAAAAGATAAACAAAACCGGTTGATTTAG
- a CDS encoding DUF2752 domain-containing protein, translating into MAIKPKDAIIATPAIILFYFALHLMGITCPIKALTGVSCPGCGMTRAWLAMMRGDLHSAFHYHPLFLLPAFALLVFIYRKHIPQRLLKGGCVLFIFLFLLVYVLRMIDPTDSIVVFEPQRSLIYQLFLKLSTIL; encoded by the coding sequence ATGGCAATTAAACCTAAGGATGCCATCATTGCGACACCTGCTATTATTTTATTTTATTTTGCTCTACATCTCATGGGGATCACCTGCCCGATCAAAGCTCTCACCGGGGTTTCCTGCCCTGGATGTGGAATGACCAGAGCCTGGTTAGCTATGATGAGAGGCGACCTTCACAGTGCCTTCCACTACCATCCTCTTTTTCTTCTGCCGGCGTTCGCTCTTCTTGTTTTCATTTATCGAAAACATATCCCTCAACGACTGCTCAAGGGAGGATGTGTCCTTTTTATTTTTTTATTTTTATTGGTTTATGTCCTCCGAATGATCGATCCTACTGATTCAATCGTTGTTTTCGAGCCTCAGCGCTCTCTTATTTATCAACTATTTCTCAAATTAAGCACAATTTTATAA